From one Pristis pectinata isolate sPriPec2 chromosome 12, sPriPec2.1.pri, whole genome shotgun sequence genomic stretch:
- the vwa2 gene encoding von Willebrand factor A domain-containing protein 2, with protein sequence MMVRAFQFQLVCIFLLTQVLRYFCLQKLDINNETIVKISTAGQLMQCSAAIDLLFLLDGSYSIGKGSFERSKHVAFKLCDALDINPGRVRVGAIQYSSMPKVEFYLNSYLTKEEVKEQLKRIIFRGGSTQTALALKYVLQEGFTDARNASVPRILIILTDGKSQGNVAEVAAQVKETGITVFAIGVKFPRWEELNLLASEPIESHVLFAEHFDDAVNGLYTTLTSSDVCSAIPPACKLESHVCQRKSLETVKEFKGNFMCWKGSYGYGGPFSTLCPYYTWKRVYKTHLARCYRTTCPDPCDSQPCQYGGTCISEDFEKYHCVCPAAFGEDFNCAPQHGLECNVDILLLIDGSTKTSLEGFLQHKAFVKRFLQVVLTPERQINVGVAQYSDGVQMELAMGLYQDVSDVVSKIESMRFKGGSTKTGKALQYLTQIGFKTRPSVPHVQEDRPHVLILLTDSKADDSVAESARYAREREVFLLAVGSHSLQSELVAITGNPQRTVIYSNPQHLFNKIPEIRTKICSIEDQGCLSQPLDLVFALDASSGVGKHNFDKVKDFMKTVIMQFEINRDVTQVGLVIYGSSSRTIFGLDAFDSGTNLQKAISLAPYLGGTASTGSALLHIYDDVMSIRQGARPGVNKVVVVLTDGASTDDAVVPAQTLRNNGIIVFAAGIGDAQKESLLRIAGSANYMITVPSYEDLKYFEEIIAHRICEVAKQPVDLCKPNPCMNGGECILHVARYHCECKGWEGVHCEHRSTNPEPRGDVPRTHRRQHRQRRIWNVGGNQSSRR encoded by the exons tctTACGATACTTCTGTTTGCAAAAACTTGACATTAATAATGAAACAATTGTGAAGATTTCCACTGCTGGACAAT TGATGCAGTGTTCTGCAGCCATTGATTTGCTGTTCTTGCTGGATGGGTCATACAGTATTGGCAAGGGAAGCTTTGAGAGATCCAAACATGTTGCATTCAAACTTTGTGATGCTCTTGACATAAATCCTGGCAGG GTCAGAGTTGGAGCAATCCAGTACAGTTCAATGCCGAAAGTTGAATTTTATCTGAATTCCTACTTAACAAAAGAAGAAGTAAAAGAACAACTTAAAAGAATTATATTTAG GGGTGGAAGTACACAGACTGCCCTGGCTTTGAAATACGTTCTTCAAGAAGGTTTTACAGATGCAAGAAATGCATCTGTTCCTCGAATTCTTATCATTCTTACTGATGGTAAATCTCAGGGTAATGTGGCAGAAGTAGCAGCACAAGTGAAAGAAACTggaataactgtgtttgctattGGAGTGAAGTTTCCAAG ATGGGAGGAGTTGAATTTGCTAGCTAGTGAACCCATAGAGAGCCATGTGCTGTTTGCAGAGCACTTTGATGATGCTGTTAATGGTCTGTACACAACATTGACCAGCTCTGATGTCTGTTCTGCTATCCCACCAG CTTGTAAACTTGAATCCCATGTTTGTCAACGTAAATCTCTAGAAACAGTGAAGGAATTCAAAGGGAATTTCATGTGCTGGAAGGGATCATATGGATATGGTGGACCTTTCTCAACACTGTGTCCTTATTACAC TTGGAAGCGGGTTTATAAGACACATCTTGCTCGATGCTACAGAACCACATGCCCAG ATCCATGTGATTCACAACCCTGTCAGTATGGAGGCACATGTATCTCAGAGGACTTTGAAAAGTACCACTGTGTCTGCCCTGCAGCATTTGGAGAAGATTTTAATTGTG CTCCACAGCACGGCCTTGAATGCAATGTTGATATTTTGCTGCTAATTGATGGCTCTACCAAAACATCCCTTGAAGGATTTCTCCAGCACAAAGCCTTTGTGAAAAGATTTCTGCAGGTTGTGCTGACTCCAGAGCGTCAAATTAATGTTGGTGTAGCACAATACAGTGATGGAGTTCAAATGGAGCTGGCTATGGGACTGTACCAGGATGTATCAGATGTTGTTAGTAAGATCGAATCGATGCGTTTTAAAGGGGGCAGCACAAAGACTGGCAAAGCTTTGCAATACCTTACCCAGATTGGATTTAAAACTAGACCGTCAGTTCCACACGTTCAGGAGGACCGCCCCCATGTTTTAATTCTGCTAACAGACTCAAAAGCAGACGATTCCGTAGCTGAATCAGCCAGGTATGCCAGAGAGCGAGAGGTATTCCTTCTTGCTGTTGGCAGCCACAGTCTTCAGTCTGAATTGGTGGCAATTACAGGAAATCCCCAGCGTACTGTCATATATTCAAATCCCCAGCATCTCTTCAACAAGAttcctgaaataagaacaaaaatctGCAGCATTGAAGATCAAG GATGCTTATCCCAGCCCTTAGATCTAGTCTTTGCTTTGGATGCATCCTCTGGAGTTGGAAAGCACAATTTTGATAAGGTGAAGGATTTTATGAAAACTGTCATCATGCAGTTTGAAATAAATCGTGACGTTACCCAGGTCGGCCTTGTGATTTATGGCAGCAGTTCGAGGACAATTTTTGGCCTTGATGCATTTGATTCAGGCACTAACCTCCAGAAGGCCATCAGCTTAGCTCCTTATTTGGGTGGAACCGCCTCCACTGGCAGTGCTCTACTTCACATTTACGATGATGTCATGAGTATCCGACAAGGAGCCCGACCCGGTGTGAATAAAGTAGTGGTGGTCCTTACAGATGGCGCAAGCACCGATGATGCAGTAGTTCCCGCACAGACTCTGAGGAACAACGGCATCATAGTTTTTGCTGCAGGAATTGGTGATGCACAGAAGGAATCATTGCTAAGGATTGCTGGCTCTGCTAATTACATGATAACTGTGCCATCCTATGaggatttgaaatattttgaagaaatcaTTGCTCACAGGATATGTGAAG TGGCCAAGCAACCAGTCGATTTGTGCAAACCTAATCCATGTATGAACGGTGGGGAGTGCATACTTCACGTTGCAAGATATCATTGTGAATGCAAAGGCTGGGAAGGAGTGCACTGTGAACACA GAAGTACAAATCCAGAGCCACGTGGAGATGTCCCCAGGACACACAGGAGGCAGCACAGGCAGAGGC